The Neorhizobium sp. NCHU2750 genome contains the following window.
CCTGACGCTCGATCCCGCGCTGCTGGAAAAGCTGTCGCCGCTCTCCGGCATCGCCGTGCCTGCCGAAATCCGCCACGGCAAGGCCGCCTTCCGCGAAGCCTTGCTCTTCACCCATCGCGGCCTGAGCGGCCCCGCCATCCTGCAGATTTCCTCCTATTGGCGCGAGGGCGACGAGATCACCGTCGTCATCGAGCCCGATCGCCGCATTTCCGACGACCTGAAGGTGGCCCGCAAGGCAAACGGCAAGCAGGCCATCCAGACAGCACTTTCCGAAATCCTGCCCAAGCGGCTGGCGCAATTCTTTGCCGAGAAACATCCTGCGGCCGCCAAACTTGCCGATTGTTCCGACAAGCTGTTCGAGGCGATTGCCGCGTCTATCCAGGATTGGCGCATTCGCCCCGCCGGCTCTGAAGGCTATCGCACGGCGGAAGTCACGCTTGGCGGCATCGACACCTCGGAACTGGATTCGAAGACCATGCAGGCGAAGACCATGCCCGGTCTTTATTTCATCGGCGAGTGCGTCGACGTCACCGGCTGGCTCGGCGGTTACAATTTCCAATGGGCCTGGGCATCCGGCCATGTCTGCGGCGAAGCGCTCTGATTATAAGCTTCGGCTGTCGATCGAGGGTTGCAATTGCTGCATGCCTCCATCGATTGATTCAGCACTTGTTAATGTGCCTGACAGATGCTGCCATATTGACAGCTAATTTTTGTGTTCAAGACACCGATAGGCTGTCAATATCAGTCGATCATCGTCTGGGAGTTCGATATATGCCGAATGCTCGCCGTGCCCGCGCCATCGCCATTGCCAAGGCTGACGACAGTGCCGCCTTGTTCCGTTTTCGCCTGCTGATGATCGCTGTCGGCGCCACGGCTGCACTTCTGGCTCTTCCCGCTCTGTTTTAATCGAGCAAGCTAATATTGTTCTGAATGCCTGTAGTTGCAGGCCGGAACTCCGCGTGTGCGCGGCCAATTTCCTTACCATTTGTCAAATTCAGCAATTTTTCACACCTGTCACGGATGATCGCGGAGGTTTTTCCCGCTAGAGTCGTCCATGATGAAGAACATCCTGCCTTCCTCCGTTGTTTCGAAAATCGTTTTTCTTTGCCTTTTCCTGATTACGGTTGCCGTTTCCGCGGTTGCGGGCCTCGCCTACAGCTATTACCGCAGTGACATCATGGCGGCTGCCCTGGAAGACGCCAACAATTCCATCCGAACCATGGGCTTGCTTTACGAAGCCGAACTGCCGGGCGCCAGCGCTTCGCTGAAGGACGGCAATCTCGACAGGGTAGCTGCAGGCGAGGGGACCCTGAAGGGCCACGATCTCGTCGACCGTACCGCCAACGCCATCGGCGGCGTTGCGACGGTCTTCGAAAAGCAGGGCGGCGATTACGTCCGCATCTCCACCAACGTGAAGAACGAAAAGGGCGAGCGTGCCATCGGCACCAAGCTTGCCGCCGATCACCCGGCGCAGGCAGCCCTTGCCAAGGGACAGCCCTATGTCGGCCCGGCCGTCCTGTTCGGGCGCGATTTCATGACCGCCTATTTCCCGATCGTCAATGCGTCCGGTGCCGTCAGCGGCGTGCTGTTCATCGGCATCCCGATGCAGGTCTATTTCAGCCATATCGCCTCGGTCGGCCTTGCCCTGACGATCACCTCTCTCATCGCGCTGCTGGTCATTGCTGTGGCAAGCTACTTCGTCATCCGCGCCCTCATCCGCCCGCTCGGCGTGTTGACGGGCTCGGTCCGGACGATCGCTGCCGGCGGCAACAGTGCCGACATTCCCTACACCGCCCGCACCGACGAATTCGGCAATATCGCCCGTGCACTCCAGGTCTTCCGCGACAATGCGCTGGAAAAGCTGCGCATCGAGCAGCAGAGCGCCACCCATCGCGCCGAGGCGGAAGCAGAACGCGAACGCAGCGATAGCGACAAGCGCATGGTCGACGGCCAAATCGATCAGGCGGTGACGGCACTCGGCGCCGCCCTGTCGCGACTGTCGAACGGCGATCTTTCGGTTACCATCGACCAGCCCTTCTCCGGCAAGCTCGAACCGCTGCGCACCGATTTCAACGGTTCGATCATCCGCCTGCGCGACACGCTTGCCCATATTCGCCAGAGCACCATGGCGATCCAGAAGAGCAGCGCCGATCTGAGCCATTCCTCCGCCGATCTGTCTCGCCGCACTGAAAGCCAGGCGGCCTCGCTCGAAGAGACGGCTGCGGCCGTCGACGAGATCACCGCAACCGTGCGCTCCTCCGCCGATCGTGCTCGCGAGGCCAACGATGCCGTCTCGCAGACGAAGAAGAGCGCCGACAATTCCGGCACCGTCGTCAAGAATGCCGTCGAGGCCATGAGCCGGATCGAAGACGCCTCGCAGAAGATCGAGCTGATCATCGAAGTGATCGACGACATCGCCTTCCAGACCAATCTCCTGGCGCTCAACGCCGGTATCGAGGCCGCCCGCGCCGGCGACGCCGGCAAGGGTTTTGCCGTGGTTGCCCAGGAAGTGCGCGAACTCGCCCAGCGTTCCGCCGATGCGGCCAAGGAGATCAAGGGCCTGATCAACCAGTCGACCCACGAGGTGGGTGCCGGCGCCTCGCTCGTCCAGCAGGCCGGCGAAGTTCTCGCAACCATCAGCAGCGAGATCGTCGTCATCAGCCACCATGTCGAGACGATTGCCACCGCAAGCCGCGACCAGTCGGCGGCGCTGCAGAACATCAACCAGTCCGTCAACCAGATGGACCAGATGACCCAGCAGAACGGCGCCATGGTGGCCGAGACCAGCGATGCGAGCCGTCGTCTGGCGGAAGAGACCGAGGCGCTCTTCGACCTGCTGCAGCAGTTCCGCATCGATGCCGCGGCACGCGTCTCCAGCCGCTTCGGGCAGGCTGCCTGAGCCTCCGAACATCCCATCAAGGAAAGTGAGAAAGGGCGGCTGCAGCCGCCCTTTCTCTTTGCGGGGTTCAGGAAGGTATCCCGGCCGGCATTACGCCACATGCGCATGGAGCGGTCGGCATGAACCCGGCTCTTGTGGGCAGGCGCCCGGCCGGTGTTGGCATTGCTCCGGCGGCAGGCTGGGGGGCTGCCTGGGCAATCGCGCAAGCCGCAGCCTCGTGGCTCAGCGCCACGATGGCGTGACCGCGGTCAAGAGAGCCTGTTGGTCATGACGACGGGAACCATGAGGTCGCCCCAGTGGCCATCGCCGCCGTGATGCCGGGCCGAGCGGATCAATTCGACCGAGACGCCGGCCTCGACCGCCTTCATGACGGCATGGTTCAGCCGGTGCAGGTCGTTGGCCAGCGCCCGGATTGCGGTCTGCTGGTCAGCGGTCATGGCGCTCGCCTGTTCCTCGGCGCGTTCCTTGACATGGGTCTTGATCGGGGTCTGGATCGTCATTTCGGGGTCTCCTTTCGTTGGTTTCTGATAGTCAATCCGTTGGTTTGCATAGGCTTTCTTCCGGTGGCAAAATCCCCCTCTGCCCTGCCGGGCATCTCCCCCACAAGGGGGGAGAGGACCTGTGGCTACCGCCCATTTCTGTCTTTGAGCACTGCCGGGAAAGCTTGGTTAAGCCCTCCCCCTTGTGGGGAGGGGTCTTTCTTCGGCCCAATCACTCCGCCGCCGGCCTGAACTGCGCGTGCTCGGTGGATTCTCCCATGGCGGTCGTCGACGACAGGCCGCCGGTAATCGCCATCGACACGGCATCGAAATAGCCGGTGCCGACCTCGCGCTGGTGCTTGGTCGCCGTATAGCCGTTGACCTCGGAGGCGAATTCCGCTTCCTGCAGCTCGGAATAGGCGGCCATCTGCCGGTCCCTGTAGCCGCGCGACAGCTCGAACATGCCGAAATTCAGCTGGTGGAAACCGGCCAGCGTGATGAACTGGAACTTGTAGCCCATCGCCCCGAGTTCCCGCTGGAACTTCGCGATCGTCGCGTCGTCGAGGTTCTTTTTCCAGTTGAACGACGGCGAGCAGTTATAGGCGAGCATCTTGCCCGGATGGTCCCGCTGCACGCCCTCGGCAAACCGGCGGGCCTGTTCGAGGTCGGGCTTCGATGTCTCGCACCAGATGAGATCACAGTATGGCGCATAGGCGATCGCGCGGGCGATGCAGGGCTCAAGCCCGTTCCTCACCCGGTAGAAACCTTCCGCCGTGCGCCCGGCATCGTAGTCGACAAACGGCCGGTCGCGCTCGTCGATATCGGATGTCAGGAGCTTGGCCGCCTCCGCATCGGTGCGGGCAATGACCAGTGTCGCAACGCCCATGACATCGGCCGCAAGCCGCGCCGCCGTCAGGTTGCGGATATGCGCCGCGGTCGGGATCAGCACCTTGCCGCCCAGATGTCCGCACTTCTTCTCCGATGCCAGCTGATCTTCGAAATGGACGCCGGCCGCGCCCGCCTCGATGAACGCCTTCATGATCTCGAAGGCGTTGAGAGGTCCGCCGAAACCGGCCTCGGCATCGGCAACGATCGGGGCGAACCATGTCTCGACCGACAGGCCCTTGCCCTCGGCGGTTTCGATCTGGTCGGCCCGCTGGAGCGTCCGGTTGATCCGCCGCGCCAGTTCCGGTGCCGCATTGGCCGGATAGAGCGACTGGTCGGGATACATTGACGACGCCGTATTGCTGTCTGCAGCCACCTGCCAGCCGGAGAGATAGATCGCCTTCAAGCCGGCGCGAACCTGCTGCATCGCCTGGTTGCCGGTCATGGCGCCGAGCGCATTGACGAAATCCTCGTGTCTCAGCAGCGACCACAGCCGGTTGGCGCCCTTTTCCGCCAGCGAGTAACGAATCTCGATCGAGCCGCGCAGCCGCGTCACGTCCTCTGTCGAATAGGGGCGGGTGATGCCGTCGAAACGGCCTTGCGGTGCATTGGCGATCAGCCTGTCAAAACCAGTCATAGTCTCTCTCTCCCGTTCGTTTCGGTCATCCGCCTCCAAGCAAATGTCCTGTGTAATATTTACAGAATTGATGATTATCATTCCATAAGTCTGTGATATAAAACGAGTTATGTTGTCATGACTTACACAAGGCTGCGTGTGACGAAGTAAAAATTGTAAAAATCGAACCGCGTAAAGATTTGACAGGAGGAGGTCGATCGTGGAGCGGAAAGTATTCGCAGGCGGCCGTGTCCGGCGCGTCCGGCAGGGGATGGGCCTGACCCAGACGGCGATGGCGGGGGCGTTGGATATCTCGCCCTCCTATCTCAATCTGATCGAGCGCAACCAGCGGCCCCTGACCGTGCAGTTGCTGTTGAAGCTCGCCGCCACCTACAAGTTGGATCTCGATGCGCTGCAGGGAGAGGGCGGCGGACTGTCGGGGCAATTGCGCGAAGTCTTTGCCGATCCGCTTCTGGCCGGAGAAATCCCCGGTGACCAGGAAATCGTCGAGGTGGCGGAGGCCGCACCCAATGCAG
Protein-coding sequences here:
- a CDS encoding NAD(P)/FAD-dependent oxidoreductase, producing the protein MARKFDVVILGAGAAGMMCAIRAGARGRSVLVLDHAKTPGEKIRISGGGRCNFTNIHAGPKNYLSANPHFVKSALARYSAQDFIDLVNRHGIAFHEKTLGQLFCDDSARDIIRMLLAEMEAAGAKLELQTGVTSVEKSGNGFRIATASGEAIEAGAVVVATGGKSIPKMGATGLAYDIARQFGLKLVETRPGLVPLTLDPALLEKLSPLSGIAVPAEIRHGKAAFREALLFTHRGLSGPAILQISSYWREGDEITVVIEPDRRISDDLKVARKANGKQAIQTALSEILPKRLAQFFAEKHPAAAKLADCSDKLFEAIAASIQDWRIRPAGSEGYRTAEVTLGGIDTSELDSKTMQAKTMPGLYFIGECVDVTGWLGGYNFQWAWASGHVCGEAL
- a CDS encoding methyl-accepting chemotaxis protein, which codes for MKNILPSSVVSKIVFLCLFLITVAVSAVAGLAYSYYRSDIMAAALEDANNSIRTMGLLYEAELPGASASLKDGNLDRVAAGEGTLKGHDLVDRTANAIGGVATVFEKQGGDYVRISTNVKNEKGERAIGTKLAADHPAQAALAKGQPYVGPAVLFGRDFMTAYFPIVNASGAVSGVLFIGIPMQVYFSHIASVGLALTITSLIALLVIAVASYFVIRALIRPLGVLTGSVRTIAAGGNSADIPYTARTDEFGNIARALQVFRDNALEKLRIEQQSATHRAEAEAERERSDSDKRMVDGQIDQAVTALGAALSRLSNGDLSVTIDQPFSGKLEPLRTDFNGSIIRLRDTLAHIRQSTMAIQKSSADLSHSSADLSRRTESQAASLEETAAAVDEITATVRSSADRAREANDAVSQTKKSADNSGTVVKNAVEAMSRIEDASQKIELIIEVIDDIAFQTNLLALNAGIEAARAGDAGKGFAVVAQEVRELAQRSADAAKEIKGLINQSTHEVGAGASLVQQAGEVLATISSEIVVISHHVETIATASRDQSAALQNINQSVNQMDQMTQQNGAMVAETSDASRRLAEETEALFDLLQQFRIDAAARVSSRFGQAA
- the aceA gene encoding isocitrate lyase, translated to MTGFDRLIANAPQGRFDGITRPYSTEDVTRLRGSIEIRYSLAEKGANRLWSLLRHEDFVNALGAMTGNQAMQQVRAGLKAIYLSGWQVAADSNTASSMYPDQSLYPANAAPELARRINRTLQRADQIETAEGKGLSVETWFAPIVADAEAGFGGPLNAFEIMKAFIEAGAAGVHFEDQLASEKKCGHLGGKVLIPTAAHIRNLTAARLAADVMGVATLVIARTDAEAAKLLTSDIDERDRPFVDYDAGRTAEGFYRVRNGLEPCIARAIAYAPYCDLIWCETSKPDLEQARRFAEGVQRDHPGKMLAYNCSPSFNWKKNLDDATIAKFQRELGAMGYKFQFITLAGFHQLNFGMFELSRGYRDRQMAAYSELQEAEFASEVNGYTATKHQREVGTGYFDAVSMAITGGLSSTTAMGESTEHAQFRPAAE